GCCGGAACCCCGGCACCACCGTAAGCCGTTGCCCGCCAAGCACGCACACCTTTCGGCCCCAAGGCGGCGTTCAGCGCAGCTCTCGGTGGGAGCACCTCCGGCGAGGCCGCGAACTTGGAGCCGCGCGGGGATTCGCCGGTGCTGGTGTCGCCGCCTATTCGGGCCAGGGCATCAGGTCATCGATGTTGTCCGCCAGCTCGGTGGCGACGGCGAGCGCGGTCTTCTCGGCATGCTGGGTGACGTCGGGCGACGACGGCGGCAGAGTGTCGCCCATAGCGGTGACATTGACCTCGAGATTACGCACTCGGAAGATCACGCGAGAGAATGCGCCGGGTGTACCAAGTTTCGCGGCGGTCTGCTGATGTGCGCTGTCGCCGAGCAGTGGCACGGGCACGGCGGCGGCAGGCCGATGAAACGGTTCGGTGGCCAGCAGGAACTTGATCGTGACCAGCCGTGACAATGTGAGGTCCTGGCCGTAGCGGTCGCGATGTGTTGAGCAGGAGATCGAGGTCGGAGTGACCGATTTCGAGGTCCGCTCAGGGTCGAGTTCGCCGGGCAACCCGGGTGCCGTCACATCGGCGAGGAACTCGCGTACCAGCGTGGCCACCCGGTCGTTGATGGCATGGCACTCGCTAGGCACGGACCGGTAGCTCAGCGTCTCAGGCGGCGGGTCCTGCTCGGATGTCGAACACCCGGCCACGGCCAGCACACAGAACATGGCGGCCGCCGCACTCGCCCGATATCTGCCCATGCGACGGCGCGAGAGGTCCAGCCGCGCGCTCATGACGGACTGCCCCAGCCGGGGCCGGTGGGGTTGCGGGGCTGCCATCCGGTGGTGTCGAGCGCATCGGGAGCGATCGCCGCGGGGACCGCGATCTCGCCCGCCCTGGTGATGATGGCGTCCATCGTGCCTGCCAGGTTGTTCTTGTAGGTGATGACCGACTCGATCACCTTGCCGGTCTCCTCCATGAACTGGCCGAGAGCTTCGAGGATCTTGGTCTCGATGCTGCCACCGTCGAGGGTCAGCGCTTCCCTGATCTCCTCGAGCAACCCCCCGGAGAGCTCGGCGACAATCGCGGCGTACTTGGTGATGTGCACGATGGCGGTAGCGTAGTTCTGGGTTACCAGCGCACTGAAATTGTTGATCTGGTCGGTGATCTCCTTCATCACGGTGCGCTGCGCCGGCGTCATCTCCAGCAACTGGTCGAGGTAGGCGACCGCTGCATCTTTCGCGCTACCGTTCCACCGGGCATTGACGGAGGCGCGCGCGGTGGTGAGCCCGTTGCCGTCGTCACTTCCGTCGATGGACATGGTGAGTTCCGATATCGCCGTCTGCCAGGCGCCCAGCACGGTGGAGACGTCGTTGGGGTTGCCGAGCATTTTGCGGATCAGCTCGACCTGACCGCGCACGGCAGTGTTTCCGACCCGCTGCGCCGCGGTCACCAGGGTGGCGGCTTGATCGTAGGGAAAGATCAGCTCGGCCGAAAGACCGAAGGGGTTCTTGTCGGCCGGGATCGGATAGCCCTCACGTGTCCTGCTGCCCACCTAGTACCCCGCCTGCGCGTCGATGAAGCCGAACTGGCGGTACCACTCGGCGTCGACGGCCTCGAAATGGGTCGCGCACTTTTCCAGACCGGTCGCCGCCGACTGGATGGACTGCCTCCCCGCGATCAGCTTGCCGCTCACCGTGCTCGCCGCGGTGTTGAACTTGGCGACGATGTCGGTGCCGAAATAGCCCAGCGCCTCGCCGTCCATCGGAGCACCGCCGATGGCCGCGTTGGCGTTGTTCCAATGCTCGGAGGCTTGCCGGACCTCCACGGCCTGCAGCCGCAGCGCGGCCGGGCACACCCGAAAATCGGTGTCAGCCAATGAAGCTCCCCCCGCTCAGTTCCTGCGTTCGTTTCACCTGCGGCTTCGCTGCCGGTGCGTTCAGGGCCGCGATAATCGCGGCCAGGACATCGGATTCGTTGGACTGCGACACCTCATAGGCCTCGAGATCGAGGCCGCGCAACGCGCCCATACCGTCGATGATGATAGTGCCGTACTCCGCGCCGGTGTAGTGGTCGACTACCGGCACCCGATGCCGTTCGGCGGCCCGCTGCTCGGCCTTTCGTCCCGACCGAATATCGGTGATGAGTTGCGCCCAGTCGCGGTTCATCTCCGCGACCATGTGATAGATGCGATCGAAGTCGGTCACACCGCTCCCCTTTCCGCCGCGGGGCCGCGCAGGTCATCGAGCAACTCGTAGGCCTCGGGGAATGCCTGGGCGAACCGACCCCGCATCTCCTCGGCGGCTTTCGCGCGTGCGCGCGAGACCGCCTCCACGATCGCCCGCGACACGTTGTCGATGTCATCGGCCAACATCCACGTCGGCTTGCCCGGATCGCCGAAACCTGACGCGAGCGAAATGTCCGTCACCACACCTGTGCTACTCACTCGCACGGTTACCTCGCCTCGATGCGAGGTCGCCTCGAACGACAACTCTGCACCGTCGGCCTCGATCTCGCTGACCCGCCGACGGGCTGTCGCGAGTTGCTGGGCGCTCAACTCCTGCAGGCGGCGTAGCTCATCCAGGTCGTAGTCCACAAACCCCCCAATCGCTCATCTGCTCGAGCGATCTTTCCCTTCCGCCTCGAGCGATGTCAACCCGGGTCGGCAAGCACTTGCTGAGTGAGACCGCGCCGCGCACGAATCCGGCGCACCCGCTGGCCGATGCAGGTGTCGTCGCACTCCACCTGCGGAAACAGATCAAACACGATCAATCCAAGTGATGCCGGATGAAGTAGTCATGTGTCCGAGGTCAATCCAACACACCCCAGGCGCTGTCCCCGCACGCCGAGGTCATCCAGCGCGAGGCGGACCGATCAGTAAGGCACGCCGACGAAATCGGCAAGCTCGCGCATCTCGGGCGTGAGAGTGCGCCGTTTGTCGATCATGCCGGCCATGATGTCGCGGGCGTACCGCTGTTTGACCAGCCACTCTGGTAGGTCGCGCCGAATCTGGTGGAGCACCGCCAATGCGTCGGCGGGCCGCCCGGTCGCAGCGTAGGCCGCGGCCACGTCGAGCCGGTGCCGGTTCCACGGCCAAGGCAGTGGGTATTTCACGCCCTCCAGCCGCTCACCGATGGCGAGGGTAACGTCGGGCCGGTCGGCCACCATCGCATTCTCGGCCTCCAGCATGGCGACTGTGACAGGGCCGAAGGTGTGGAGCAGGCCGTCCTTGGAATCGTGCTCGCCGTATCGAATACCGGTCGCGGCCATCTTTGCGAAGGTCAGCGCGTCGGCCGCTTCCCCCGGCCTGTTGTCACGCACGGCGGTAGTACTGACCCGCTGCAACATCAGTCCCCATCCGGCCAATTCATCACGCGACGCCCTGGTGATCCGACGCGGCTCCAGGTCGTCAGCCCAGCGGGTCGCGGTGTCCCGTGCTTTCGCGAGGTCGCCTTGCCGGATGTAACGCCAGCACTCGGCGTCCATGAGCGGCACCGCCGCGCGCAGGTCCGGCGCGTCGTCCAGGGCCAGGCGCAGCGCGGTATCGGCGGCGTCGAACTGCCAGCTCAACACCATCTGCCAACCGACCATCTGTCGGATGCGGCTGCGCAGCGACCGCGCAGACGTGTCGCCGGAGGGGGCCGCGCTCACCAGATGGTCGGCGTCACGCAGCAGCGGCACCAGCATCGGGGCCAGTTCGCTGAACCTACCCCTGCGGAAAAGCGGTTTCGCTTCGGAAAAGGTCTGCGCCACACCGGCGACGGTGGGCGGCTCGCTGGAATCGTCGGCCGCGTAAGAGCCTTCGAGCGCGCGCCGGACCTCCGCCCACAGCTCGACATCGGTTGCGGCCGGTTCCTCGGCGTCGGGCGTGACGATGAGCGCGGAGGTCTCCACCCGTAACGCGACCGCGAGCCGCCGAGCGGTCTCGGTGCGTACCCGTTCCTGTGCCCCTTGCTCTACAGCGCGGATGGTTGCGACCGACACACCCGATCGGTCGGCAAGCTCTATCTGCGTGAGGCCGCGTCGCTTTCGGATGTTGCGCAGCCGGTCCCCGAGTTCAGCCATGTGTCAACGTTACGGCTGTCTCATCGCCAATGCACGGTTTCCAGTACTTATGCCCTCCCACCGGCCGAACTCCTATTGAGCTGTGGTTCAGCGACGTTGGACGCTTCCCCTACGCCTCGCCGCCGGGTCGACAGTGGTGGTCCTCGGCGGCGGGCGCACGCCAAAACGTGTCGAAGGGGGTACTAGATGGAACCGATTGCGTTCGGGTGGATCGACTACGACGTGAGCACCGCCCCGGAGTGGGACCGCGCGCAGGTGCAGCGGCTGGCCGCGCGGCTCGGCTACCGCCTGGTGTGGGCCGATGAATGCTCGGTGCTGCCTGTCGTGGATCAGACGCGCAACGCCGGGGCGGACGTGGTGATCCTGCCCGGTCCCGGCCATCTTGGCCCGCTGGAGGTCAATCAACTCATGGACTTTGCCGACGTCGAGGTCGTGCTACCGCGGCTGTCCTTCGCGCGCTGGCGCTACGCTGGGGCGCAGCCGTGACCGCCGCACAGCTCGGGCTCGCCGGCGTGGTTGTGCTGCCACTCGCGGTCGTGCTGGTGATGATCTTCTGGCCGTCCGATTACGACGACTGACCGGGCCGCCTGCGCGCTTCCGCCTGCGCGGTCATGGGTTCGGACGTCATGGGGTCGTCCACCAACGGAGTGTTCAGGCCGACGTGGATCGAGCACACCTGATTCCCCCGCCGGATGCCCTCGTGAAGCCGGATGACGCGGGCCACCACCTACGACCCGGCGCACACCGCCGCTTCCCTGACCGTGTCGGCCGAGCCGAACGTCAAGGTTGCCAGAAGATGCGCGGGCGCAAGTCAGCGATGACGCTCGACGTCTCAGCGGACTTCTTCGATGACAATCTGACGCGGTAGCGGGGCGGAGGGAGGGGAATGCGTTCCCCGGTGCGGGCCAATTACCGGGGAACGGCGCTGGCCGACAGCGAAAAGAAGGCTCTGACCTGGGCCAGAGCCTTTTCACATCGAGCCCCCTGTCAGGATTGAACTGACGACCTTTCGCTTACAAGGCGAGTGCTCTACCACTGAGCTAAGGAGGCGGGAGGGTGTCATCATAACCGCGCCCGCGCGCCGCGTGGCACCGGATATCGGTGCACGCGGCGGCGGTCAAGCGAGAGATTCCCGGCGCAGTATCGACTACCGCGGCGTCAGGACTGGGCGCCCTGCCGGGCCGCGTCGTCGGCGGCCATCGCGTCGCGCAGGCTCTTGGGACGCATGTCGGTCCAGTTCTTCTCGACGTACTCCACGCACGCGGCGCGGCTGTCCTCACCGAACACCACTCGCCATCCGGCCGGAACCTCCGCGAAGGCGGGCCACAGGGAGTGCTGTTCCTCGTCGTTGACCAGGACGAAGAACCGGCCGTCTTCGTCGTCGAAGGGGTTGGTGCTCATTTCACCTCACTGGATACTGGCGCTTGTACGGGATTAGGCTCCTGGGCCCGTCCGCTGCGGTGGGTCGTGCCACGACGAGCCCCGCACCGGATGACTCCCCGAGCGTTGTGTCGACCCTAGCAAGGGACACGTTACGCGTAGGTGGTTACCTCGGCTGTATTCGATTCCCCCGCCGTATTCGATCCACCTCGGCCGAACTCAGGCGGCGAAGAAGTCGAGCAGGATCTTGTTGACGATCTCCGGCCGCTCCAGGTAGCCGAAGTGGCCGGCGTCGGGCACCTCCTGGTAGCGGGCGCCGGGGATGGCCTCGGCCACCTCGCGGGTGAGGTAGGCGGGGATCATGCGGTCGTCGGCGAACCCCACGGCCAGGCACGGCACGGTGATGCCGCGGTAGGCCTGCACCCGGTCGAAATCGTGATCCATCCGCCGCTGGGCGCGGATGCCCGGGGTGACCGGGCCGCCGGTGAACTCGAACAGGTCGAGCCAGTCGCGGGCGGCGTTGGCGTCGGCCAGCGTGGCGGGCGAGAGGTTCATGACCGCGGTGACGGCGGCCTCGTACTTCGGCGGCAGGGTGATGCCGCTGGCGTCGAGGTCGTGCTCACCGAGGGAGAGGGTCTTCTGGAACTGGTCGAGGCGGCCGTGCCCGGCCATGAAGACCGCCTTGCGCACCAGGTCGGGCCGGGCCAGGGCGAGCTCCTGGGCCACCCGCGCCCCCATCGAGGTGCCGACCACCAGCGCGGGGCCCTCGTCGAGGAGTTCGATCAGGCCCGCGGTGTCGCCGACGAGGTCGTCGATGGTGATGCCGTCGGCGGCCTCGAACGACGGCGCGATGCCGCGGTTGTCGAAGGTGCACACGCGGTAGCCCGCGGCCAGCAGCGCGGGCACCTGGTGCAGCTCCCAGACCCGGCCGGGGCTGCCGGTGCCCATGATCATGACGACCAGCGGCGCCGATCCCTTCGCCTCGGTGCCCTTGGCT
This sequence is a window from Nocardia farcinica. Protein-coding genes within it:
- a CDS encoding YbaB/EbfC family nucleoid-associated protein, whose protein sequence is MDYDLDELRRLQELSAQQLATARRRVSEIEADGAELSFEATSHRGEVTVRVSSTGVVTDISLASGFGDPGKPTWMLADDIDNVSRAIVEAVSRARAKAAEEMRGRFAQAFPEAYELLDDLRGPAAERGAV
- a CDS encoding helix-turn-helix domain-containing protein, with the protein product MAELGDRLRNIRKRRGLTQIELADRSGVSVATIRAVEQGAQERVRTETARRLAVALRVETSALIVTPDAEEPAATDVELWAEVRRALEGSYAADDSSEPPTVAGVAQTFSEAKPLFRRGRFSELAPMLVPLLRDADHLVSAAPSGDTSARSLRSRIRQMVGWQMVLSWQFDAADTALRLALDDAPDLRAAVPLMDAECWRYIRQGDLAKARDTATRWADDLEPRRITRASRDELAGWGLMLQRVSTTAVRDNRPGEAADALTFAKMAATGIRYGEHDSKDGLLHTFGPVTVAMLEAENAMVADRPDVTLAIGERLEGVKYPLPWPWNRHRLDVAAAYAATGRPADALAVLHQIRRDLPEWLVKQRYARDIMAGMIDKRRTLTPEMRELADFVGVPY
- a CDS encoding MbtH family protein, translating into MSTNPFDDEDGRFFVLVNDEEQHSLWPAFAEVPAGWRVVFGEDSRAACVEYVEKNWTDMRPKSLRDAMAADDAARQGAQS
- a CDS encoding alpha/beta fold hydrolase, with amino-acid sequence MPLATVNGISLNYQVKGDRAKGTEAKGSAPLVVMIMGTGSPGRVWELHQVPALLAAGYRVCTFDNRGIAPSFEAADGITIDDLVGDTAGLIELLDEGPALVVGTSMGARVAQELALARPDLVRKAVFMAGHGRLDQFQKTLSLGEHDLDASGITLPPKYEAAVTAVMNLSPATLADANAARDWLDLFEFTGGPVTPGIRAQRRMDHDFDRVQAYRGITVPCLAVGFADDRMIPAYLTREVAEAIPGARYQEVPDAGHFGYLERPEIVNKILLDFFAA